From a region of the Tenggerimyces flavus genome:
- a CDS encoding glycoside hydrolase family 2 protein, which translates to MAHWEDLHDGWTLTGAGEEVAATVPGCVHTDLLAAGRIPDPYLDRNEHELRWIGETDWRYATTFDWQPDDESNVDLVCDGLDTIATIVLNGVEVGRTFNMHRSYRFAVKEHLREGKNDLTITFASAAKYASALEERLGTLPRAGYPEPFNFIRKMACNFGWDWGPTLVTAGIWKPIRLHSWSVARFDEVRPLVTVDGSTGRVEVLVRLHDDEERVPVRVTADIGDLTASLDMAAGENEASLVLEAEDAALWWPHGYGDQQLYDLAVTLDSDDGEALDSWTKRIGFRTVELDTSADELGSAFTIKVNGQPIFAKGANWIPDDCFPTRVDETRYRARLEQAKEAHLDLLRIWGGGIYEQDTFYDLCDELGILVWQDFLFACAAYPEVSPIVEEIVPEARENVVRLMPHPSLVLWNGNNENIWGWFDWGWQSSIGDRGWGKTYYLETLPSVVAEVDPTRPYWPGSPYSGTFDLQPNVDEHGCKHIWDVWNQVDYTHYRDYVPRFVAEFGFQGPPAWSTLTRAVHDDPLAPDSPGVLSHQKAGGGNDKLDRGLAAHFTMPSNVEDWHWLTQLNQARALTVGIEHFRSHHGRCMGTVVWQLNDCWPVTSWAAVDGDGRRKPLWYALRNVYAPRLLTFQPRKDGLTLVAVNDAASPWSGTVTIERRSFAGEVLARFEAQLEIAPRATQEVQLPAESAAVAADSELLVASADGERAFWFFGEDKDLSYPPAEYDLEVDGQSVRVTARTLLRDLSLFADRLAPDAYADDLLVTLLPGESHTFTIHNAPKLSAASLVKPVVRCVND; encoded by the coding sequence ATGGCGCACTGGGAGGACCTGCACGACGGCTGGACGTTGACGGGCGCGGGGGAGGAGGTGGCGGCGACCGTACCGGGGTGCGTGCACACCGACCTGCTCGCCGCTGGGCGGATTCCCGATCCGTACCTCGACCGCAACGAGCACGAACTGCGGTGGATCGGCGAGACGGACTGGCGGTACGCGACGACGTTCGACTGGCAGCCGGACGACGAGTCGAACGTCGACCTGGTCTGTGACGGGCTCGACACGATCGCGACGATCGTCCTGAACGGCGTCGAGGTCGGGCGGACGTTCAACATGCACCGTTCGTACCGGTTCGCTGTCAAGGAGCACTTGCGCGAGGGCAAGAACGACTTGACGATCACGTTCGCATCGGCGGCGAAGTACGCGTCGGCGTTGGAGGAACGCCTCGGCACGCTGCCGCGGGCTGGCTATCCGGAACCGTTCAACTTCATCCGCAAGATGGCCTGCAACTTCGGCTGGGACTGGGGACCGACGCTCGTCACCGCCGGCATCTGGAAGCCGATTCGCCTGCACAGCTGGAGCGTTGCTCGCTTCGACGAGGTCCGACCGCTGGTCACCGTCGACGGTTCGACCGGCCGCGTCGAGGTTCTGGTGCGACTGCACGACGACGAGGAGCGCGTCCCCGTCCGCGTCACGGCGGACATCGGGGACCTGACGGCGAGCCTCGACATGGCGGCCGGTGAGAACGAGGCGAGCCTCGTCCTCGAGGCCGAGGACGCCGCTCTGTGGTGGCCGCACGGGTACGGCGACCAGCAGCTGTACGACCTCGCCGTCACGCTCGACTCCGACGACGGCGAAGCGCTGGACAGCTGGACCAAGCGGATCGGGTTCCGGACCGTCGAGCTGGACACGAGCGCGGACGAGCTCGGCTCCGCGTTCACGATCAAGGTCAACGGCCAGCCGATCTTCGCGAAGGGCGCGAACTGGATCCCCGACGACTGTTTCCCCACCCGCGTTGACGAAACGCGCTACCGGGCACGGCTCGAGCAGGCCAAGGAAGCACACCTCGACCTGCTCCGCATCTGGGGCGGCGGCATCTACGAGCAGGACACGTTCTACGACCTCTGCGACGAGCTCGGCATCCTCGTCTGGCAGGACTTTCTGTTCGCGTGCGCTGCCTATCCGGAGGTCTCGCCGATCGTCGAGGAGATCGTGCCCGAGGCCCGCGAGAACGTCGTTCGTCTCATGCCACATCCGAGTCTCGTGCTGTGGAATGGCAACAACGAGAACATCTGGGGCTGGTTCGACTGGGGTTGGCAGTCCTCGATCGGTGACCGCGGGTGGGGCAAGACTTACTATCTCGAGACGCTGCCTTCCGTTGTCGCCGAGGTGGATCCGACGCGTCCGTACTGGCCGGGGAGTCCGTACTCCGGCACGTTCGACCTCCAACCGAACGTCGACGAGCATGGCTGCAAGCACATCTGGGACGTCTGGAACCAGGTCGACTACACGCACTATCGCGACTACGTGCCGCGGTTCGTCGCGGAGTTCGGCTTCCAGGGACCGCCGGCCTGGTCGACGCTGACCCGCGCGGTGCACGACGACCCGCTGGCGCCGGATTCGCCCGGCGTACTCAGCCACCAGAAGGCGGGCGGCGGCAACGACAAGCTCGACCGCGGGCTGGCCGCGCACTTCACGATGCCGTCGAACGTCGAGGACTGGCACTGGCTCACCCAGCTCAACCAGGCGCGTGCGTTGACGGTCGGCATCGAGCACTTCCGTTCGCACCATGGGCGCTGTATGGGAACGGTCGTGTGGCAGCTCAACGACTGCTGGCCGGTGACGTCATGGGCCGCGGTCGACGGCGACGGGCGGCGGAAGCCGTTGTGGTACGCGCTTCGTAACGTCTACGCGCCACGGCTGCTCACGTTCCAGCCGCGCAAGGACGGCTTGACACTGGTGGCGGTCAACGATGCCGCTTCGCCCTGGTCCGGCACGGTCACGATCGAGCGCCGCTCCTTCGCGGGCGAGGTGCTCGCTCGCTTCGAGGCTCAGCTCGAGATCGCGCCGCGCGCTACGCAGGAGGTGCAGCTGCCCGCCGAATCAGCCGCTGTGGCTGCGGATTCCGAGCTGCTCGTGGCGTCCGCGGACGGCGAGCGGGCGTTCTGGTTCTTCGGCGAGGACAAGGACCTGTCGTACCCGCCGGCGGAGTACGACCTCGAGGTCGACGGCCAGTCGGTCCGCGTAACGGCCCGAACGTTGCTCCGCGACCTGTCGCTGTTCGCGGATCGCCTCGCGCCCGACGCGTACGCGGACGACCTGCTCGTCACACTGCTGCCAGGGGAGTCGCACACCTTCACCATCCACAACGCCCCCAAGCTGTCCGCCGCCAGCCTGGTCAAGCCCGTGGTTCGTTGTGTGAACGACTGA
- a CDS encoding LLM class flavin-dependent oxidoreductase, whose protein sequence is MTRFALWLPIFDELADPVAVANLAAEAEEVGWDGIFVWDHLRWREPVKAVADPWITLAAVAAATERVRIGPMVTPLARRRPTKLARETATLDLLSGGRLTLGVGIGSDRFGTEFSATGEHVEDKVRAAQLDESLAILTTAWSGETVQHDGEHYKVDGMRFLPRPVQENGIPIWAAGFPGNLRPLRRAAKYDGFFPVNLEHPEQLAEALAKLTELRAEAGATRPYDIAFAPEPGDDPKPYVEAGATWILTAHDPATVSVDEIRGVLRDGPPSV, encoded by the coding sequence GTGACCCGCTTCGCCCTCTGGCTGCCGATCTTCGACGAGCTCGCCGACCCGGTCGCGGTCGCCAATCTCGCGGCCGAGGCCGAGGAGGTCGGTTGGGACGGCATCTTCGTCTGGGACCACCTCCGGTGGCGCGAGCCGGTCAAGGCCGTCGCCGACCCGTGGATCACCCTCGCCGCCGTCGCGGCGGCGACCGAGCGCGTACGCATCGGCCCGATGGTCACCCCGCTCGCGCGCCGGCGTCCCACCAAGCTCGCGCGGGAGACCGCGACGCTCGACCTGCTCAGCGGCGGCCGGCTCACGCTCGGCGTCGGGATCGGCAGCGACCGGTTCGGCACCGAGTTCTCCGCGACCGGCGAGCATGTCGAGGACAAAGTCCGCGCGGCCCAGCTCGACGAGTCGCTGGCGATCCTCACCACCGCGTGGTCGGGCGAGACCGTCCAGCACGACGGTGAGCATTACAAGGTCGACGGCATGCGGTTCCTCCCGCGGCCGGTCCAGGAGAACGGCATCCCGATCTGGGCCGCCGGCTTCCCCGGCAACCTCAGGCCGCTCCGCCGGGCCGCGAAGTACGACGGCTTCTTCCCCGTCAACCTCGAGCACCCCGAGCAGCTCGCCGAGGCCCTCGCCAAGCTCACCGAGCTGCGCGCGGAGGCGGGCGCGACGAGGCCGTACGACATCGCGTTCGCTCCCGAGCCCGGCGACGACCCCAAGCCGTACGTCGAAGCCGGCGCGACCTGGATCCTGACCGCGCACGACCCCGCGACCGTTTCGGTGGATGAAATCCGGGGAGTCCTCCGCGACGGACCGCCGAGCGTCTAG
- a CDS encoding carbohydrate ABC transporter permease, translating into MSAVSIPASPLERGTKKARVIVWIVLAVGLVWTLVPLLWMFTSSFKNDQDVTSADPKVLFAPTLDNYTGLFTGANNLTPYLWHSIVAAGLSAFLAVAIGALAGYGLARTQMRGKKHLSFWIISTRMAPIAAVVLPLFLIFRQLGLIDSIPGLVLAYLTFDLPFAIWLMSAFFADLPPSLEESALVAGCSRWQAFWQVILPLTKSGLVTTFVLCLVFAWNDYAFALVFSGPNSQTLPIAASQLVTQTGIDWGQLCAIGTFVVVPMMLAGLAVRRWLVTGLTLGAVTGE; encoded by the coding sequence ATGAGCGCCGTCTCCATACCCGCCAGTCCACTCGAACGCGGCACCAAGAAGGCCCGCGTCATCGTCTGGATCGTGCTCGCCGTCGGACTGGTCTGGACCCTTGTCCCGCTGCTGTGGATGTTCACGTCGTCCTTCAAGAACGACCAGGACGTCACCTCCGCCGACCCCAAGGTGCTCTTCGCTCCGACACTCGACAACTACACCGGCCTGTTCACCGGCGCGAACAACCTCACGCCATACCTCTGGCACAGCATCGTCGCCGCCGGCCTGTCCGCGTTCCTCGCCGTCGCGATCGGCGCCCTCGCCGGGTACGGGCTCGCCAGAACGCAGATGCGCGGCAAGAAGCACCTCAGTTTCTGGATCATCTCGACCCGCATGGCACCGATCGCCGCCGTCGTACTGCCACTGTTCCTGATCTTCCGGCAGCTCGGGCTGATCGACTCAATCCCCGGCCTCGTGCTCGCGTACCTCACGTTCGACCTGCCGTTCGCGATCTGGTTGATGAGCGCGTTCTTCGCCGATCTCCCACCAAGCCTGGAGGAATCGGCACTGGTCGCGGGCTGCTCGCGCTGGCAGGCGTTCTGGCAGGTCATCCTGCCCTTGACGAAGTCCGGTCTCGTGACCACATTCGTGCTGTGCCTGGTCTTCGCCTGGAACGACTACGCGTTCGCGCTGGTGTTCAGTGGTCCAAACTCCCAGACGCTGCCGATCGCGGCCAGTCAGCTGGTGACCCAGACCGGCATCGACTGGGGCCAGTTGTGCGCGATCGGTACGTTCGTGGTGGTCCCGATGATGCTCGCGGGGCTTGCCGTACGCCGGTGGCTGGTCACCGGCCTCACGCTCGGAGCCGTGACAGGTGAGTGA
- a CDS encoding carbohydrate ABC transporter permease gives MATLTKAPQHAATPPPAKPKKPLLAFEGKLLAPGVILLAALSILPFIAILVMSVSRIRLLGGVAVGFVGLENWARFFTDPDLAANWLRTAVFFLLTLGLEMLFGVGLAICLWRLLKGRNAVLSLLLLPMFVAPVIVGLLGRFLTDSTFGLYTAVLRTLGYEGDILGGKYSAFAAVVFMDVWEWTPLITLITLAGLSSVPLSIREAASLDGAGTWKSLRHIVLPSIANVLLVALLIRSMDAIRYFDIIWVTTNGGPADATKVVPVRLYETAFRFFDLGYAAAIGLVMLAASIVIARVFVRLLDQKGLTR, from the coding sequence ATGGCGACGCTCACCAAGGCTCCGCAGCACGCGGCTACGCCGCCGCCCGCCAAGCCGAAGAAGCCGTTGCTCGCGTTCGAGGGTAAGCTGCTCGCGCCCGGTGTGATTCTCCTTGCCGCACTGAGCATTCTCCCGTTCATCGCGATCCTCGTCATGTCCGTCTCGAGGATCCGCCTGCTCGGCGGCGTCGCTGTCGGGTTCGTCGGTCTGGAGAACTGGGCGAGGTTCTTCACCGACCCCGACCTCGCCGCGAACTGGCTCCGCACCGCGGTCTTCTTCCTGCTCACCCTGGGCCTCGAGATGCTGTTCGGCGTCGGCCTCGCGATCTGCCTCTGGCGACTCCTCAAAGGCCGCAACGCCGTTCTGTCCCTCCTCCTGCTCCCGATGTTCGTCGCGCCAGTGATCGTCGGGCTGCTCGGCAGGTTCCTCACCGACTCGACGTTCGGCCTCTACACAGCGGTGCTGAGAACGCTCGGCTACGAGGGCGACATTCTTGGCGGCAAGTACTCCGCGTTCGCCGCCGTCGTCTTCATGGACGTCTGGGAGTGGACGCCGCTCATCACGCTGATCACCCTCGCCGGCCTGTCATCCGTCCCGCTCAGCATCAGGGAGGCCGCGAGCCTCGACGGCGCCGGCACCTGGAAGAGCCTGCGCCACATCGTGCTCCCCAGCATCGCGAACGTCCTCCTCGTCGCGCTCCTCATCCGCTCGATGGACGCGATCCGCTACTTCGACATCATCTGGGTCACCACGAACGGCGGTCCCGCCGACGCGACGAAGGTCGTCCCGGTAAGGCTGTACGAGACCGCGTTCCGCTTCTTCGATCTCGGCTACGCCGCGGCCATCGGACTCGTCATGCTCGCCGCGAGCATCGTCATCGCAAGGGTCTTCGTCAGGCTGCTCGACCAGAAGGGACTGACGAGATGA
- a CDS encoding serine hydrolase, translated as MTNEDGRTLPRMAALEPELDAVPGTVSIWCGRLDGEPAYVRAPDLTHNAASTMKVAIMVTAYRLADEGVLDLDEKVLVHDEFESASGEGTYRSTADYDNDPQPWALLGQTAPLRWLVRRMIVRSSNLATNLVLEQVGLKAVRLTWARAGATHSIVSRGIQDYAAAGAGRNNLVTAADLAGLMRAIGSRQAASKKSCQDMLDVLLSQEVTEDLVQGLPPGTAVAHKNGWIDDIRHSAALVLPTDAPTYALVVCVSATLSEEEGCAVVAKVGAASWADRHLF; from the coding sequence GTGACGAACGAGGACGGACGCACGCTGCCCCGGATGGCGGCCCTCGAACCCGAGCTCGACGCGGTCCCCGGAACGGTCTCGATCTGGTGCGGTCGGCTCGACGGCGAGCCCGCGTACGTCCGTGCCCCTGACCTCACGCACAACGCCGCGAGCACGATGAAGGTCGCGATCATGGTCACCGCGTACCGGCTCGCGGACGAGGGCGTGCTCGACCTCGACGAGAAGGTGCTGGTCCACGACGAGTTCGAGTCGGCGAGTGGCGAGGGTACGTACCGTTCGACCGCCGACTACGACAACGACCCGCAGCCGTGGGCACTGCTCGGCCAGACCGCCCCGCTGCGTTGGCTCGTCCGGCGGATGATCGTACGTTCGAGCAACCTGGCAACGAACCTCGTCCTCGAGCAGGTCGGTCTCAAGGCCGTTCGCCTCACCTGGGCACGGGCCGGCGCGACGCACTCGATCGTCAGCCGCGGCATCCAGGACTACGCGGCAGCGGGCGCCGGTCGCAACAACCTCGTCACCGCCGCCGACCTCGCCGGGCTGATGCGCGCGATCGGCAGCCGCCAGGCCGCCAGCAAGAAGTCGTGCCAGGACATGCTCGACGTCCTGCTGTCCCAGGAGGTCACCGAGGACCTCGTCCAGGGACTTCCGCCCGGAACGGCCGTCGCGCACAAGAACGGCTGGATCGACGACATCCGGCACAGTGCCGCGCTGGTGCTGCCCACGGACGCTCCCACGTACGCGCTCGTGGTGTGCGTCAGCGCCACGCTCAGCGAAGAGGAAGGCTGCGCGGTCGTCGCCAAGGTCGGCGCGGCGAGCTGGGCGGATCGGCACCTGTTCTAG
- a CDS encoding VOC family protein, whose amino-acid sequence MDPLLDRARVVVEALERGDVETVYASLTAGAADWDWDAAAWIASRWRPGLDEHAGLDRAVVEVRRVSDVMVRAVFSGSVGTAFATVLFDEVGMVTGLNVSADEQDGGYGISIACERSQVESLSAFYSRLVDAPLGFGEGLARPPRWPDPAYPQQIHLDVLVSDLSAAEAEVLSLGATKLHDSGEFRVFADPVGHPFCLYPGAIADTDRLGILARVVIDCPDPAVLATFWGGLLDLPRRVLDTPGRVVVAREDESLPMIALQRVENYQPPGWPDPNRPAQLHFDIGFDDRPTKERLALSLGATQLPPQGGSCPVYADPAGHPFCLCYTGE is encoded by the coding sequence ATGGACCCGTTGCTGGATCGGGCGCGCGTGGTCGTCGAGGCGTTGGAACGCGGCGACGTCGAGACGGTCTACGCATCCCTGACCGCCGGTGCGGCGGACTGGGACTGGGACGCCGCGGCGTGGATCGCGTCGCGGTGGCGGCCGGGGCTGGACGAACACGCGGGCTTGGACCGTGCCGTGGTGGAGGTCCGGCGGGTGAGCGACGTGATGGTGCGCGCCGTCTTCTCCGGCTCGGTCGGTACGGCGTTCGCGACCGTGCTGTTCGACGAGGTCGGCATGGTGACCGGGCTCAACGTCAGCGCCGACGAGCAGGACGGTGGCTATGGGATCTCGATCGCGTGTGAGCGCTCGCAGGTGGAGTCGCTGAGCGCGTTCTACTCCCGGTTGGTCGACGCGCCGCTCGGCTTCGGCGAGGGGTTGGCCCGCCCGCCGCGCTGGCCGGATCCCGCGTACCCACAGCAGATTCACCTCGACGTGCTCGTGTCCGACCTCTCCGCCGCTGAGGCCGAAGTGCTCTCGCTCGGTGCGACGAAACTCCATGACAGTGGGGAGTTCCGGGTCTTCGCCGATCCCGTCGGGCATCCGTTCTGCCTCTACCCCGGTGCGATCGCCGACACCGATCGTCTGGGCATACTGGCGCGCGTCGTCATCGACTGCCCCGACCCCGCCGTGCTGGCCACGTTCTGGGGCGGCCTGCTGGACCTGCCGAGGCGCGTGTTGGACACACCCGGGCGCGTCGTGGTCGCCCGCGAGGACGAGTCACTGCCGATGATCGCCTTGCAGCGTGTGGAGAACTATCAACCGCCAGGGTGGCCGGACCCGAACCGGCCAGCTCAGCTGCACTTCGACATCGGCTTCGACGACCGTCCGACCAAGGAACGCCTCGCCCTCTCGTTGGGCGCGACCCAGCTGCCACCCCAAGGTGGCAGCTGCCCCGTCTACGCCGACCCCGCCGGCCACCCCTTCTGCCTCTGCTACACCGGCGAATAG
- a CDS encoding GntR family transcriptional regulator — protein sequence MSPALKIVVDTRNGVPPWRQVRDQIAHLVEVGQLALGTRLPTIRQLASDLGLAPGTVARAYKELEADGVLHTARRHGTVIAAAPSDGADPLRAAAEQYVQTAKSLGVDERTATSLVQRLYDLTEETT from the coding sequence GTGAGCCCCGCACTGAAGATCGTCGTCGACACCCGCAACGGCGTACCGCCCTGGCGGCAGGTACGCGACCAGATCGCGCACCTGGTGGAGGTCGGCCAGCTCGCGCTCGGCACCCGGTTGCCGACGATCCGGCAGCTCGCCTCCGACCTCGGGCTGGCGCCAGGCACGGTGGCGCGCGCGTACAAGGAGCTCGAGGCCGACGGCGTCCTGCACACCGCCCGCAGGCATGGCACGGTCATCGCGGCAGCGCCGAGCGACGGGGCGGATCCGCTGCGGGCGGCGGCCGAGCAGTACGTACAGACCGCCAAGAGCCTGGGCGTGGACGAACGGACCGCCACGTCGTTGGTGCAACGCCTCTACGACCTCACCGAGGAGACCACGTGA
- a CDS encoding carbohydrate kinase family protein, which translates to MTVLVFGEALVDVVADPDDPQRFTAHPGGSPANLSIALARLGVQVEFAGRISDDRFGGLIRAHLTANDVDLSYSVEAPEQTTLAIVTLDENRAAEYAFYSTGTADWQWTDAELPRELGPEIAAVHGGSMTLAMAPGGEVIERFLASQRAERVVTIDPNVRPDIIGPLDAYRVQLERWLKIADIVKVSSDDLAVVYGDADPLAIARDWRAVEGGPSLVVVTCAGDGSFALLDADDEPVRRAPEPVTVVDTVGAGDSFMAGLLDALARSDRLSRPGLAKLTREDVAAALDWATRVAGVTVSRPGADPPRRAEVP; encoded by the coding sequence ATGACAGTCCTCGTCTTCGGTGAAGCCCTGGTCGACGTCGTCGCGGACCCGGACGACCCGCAACGGTTCACGGCCCATCCCGGCGGGAGCCCGGCGAACCTGTCGATCGCGCTCGCCCGCCTCGGCGTTCAGGTCGAGTTCGCCGGGCGGATCAGCGACGACCGGTTCGGCGGGCTGATCCGCGCGCACCTGACCGCGAACGACGTGGACCTCAGCTACTCGGTCGAGGCACCGGAACAGACGACGCTCGCGATCGTGACGCTCGACGAGAACCGGGCAGCGGAGTACGCGTTCTACTCCACCGGCACGGCGGACTGGCAGTGGACTGACGCCGAACTCCCCCGCGAGCTCGGCCCCGAGATCGCGGCCGTCCACGGCGGCTCGATGACGCTCGCGATGGCGCCGGGCGGCGAGGTGATCGAACGGTTTCTCGCCTCGCAACGGGCCGAACGGGTGGTCACGATCGACCCGAACGTCCGGCCCGACATCATCGGCCCGCTCGACGCGTACCGCGTCCAACTCGAACGCTGGTTGAAGATCGCCGACATCGTGAAGGTGAGCTCGGACGATCTGGCCGTGGTGTACGGCGACGCGGACCCGTTGGCGATCGCGCGGGACTGGCGCGCCGTCGAGGGCGGGCCGTCGCTGGTCGTCGTGACCTGCGCCGGCGACGGGTCGTTCGCGCTGCTCGACGCCGACGACGAGCCCGTACGGCGAGCACCGGAACCCGTCACCGTCGTCGACACGGTCGGCGCGGGCGACTCGTTCATGGCGGGGCTGCTCGACGCGCTGGCGCGGTCGGACCGGCTCAGCCGGCCGGGCCTGGCGAAGCTGACCCGAGAGGACGTCGCCGCGGCGCTCGACTGGGCGACCCGCGTGGCCGGCGTGACCGTCAGCCGGCCCGGAGCCGACCCGCCGCGGCGAGCCGAGGTGCCCTGA
- a CDS encoding NAD(P)-dependent alcohol dehydrogenase, whose translation MSTNMRTSVLRGVKDLVLEERPVPTPKPHEVLIKVTAVGTCGSDVHYYEHGRIGDFVVEKPIVLGHEPSGVVVGRGRGATKHELGQRVSLEPGVPCLHCVQCRLGRYNLCPGMVFFATPPVDGAFCEYVTLHEEFAHAVPDSMSDEAAALIEPLSVGVWSSRKARIAPGSRVLITGAGPIGLVALQAAKAFGATEVVVTDVRQHRLAVASELGATATVDVTAEPLAGVDFEPDVLIECSGFAPAIGEAIRKVGRAGRVVLVGMGGDEIPLPLGHVQTRELEVTGTFRYANTWPTAIALAASGEVDLDRLVTHRFGLAQVEDALTIAQRDETAIKPVVLPGS comes from the coding sequence GTGTCAACCAACATGCGCACCTCGGTCTTGCGTGGGGTCAAGGACCTCGTCCTGGAAGAACGCCCCGTTCCGACGCCAAAGCCGCACGAGGTGCTCATCAAGGTCACCGCCGTCGGCACCTGTGGTTCCGACGTCCACTACTACGAGCACGGCCGGATCGGCGACTTCGTCGTGGAGAAGCCGATCGTGCTCGGACACGAGCCGAGCGGCGTGGTCGTCGGACGCGGCCGCGGGGCGACCAAGCACGAGCTCGGCCAGCGGGTCTCCCTCGAGCCCGGTGTGCCGTGCCTGCACTGTGTGCAGTGCCGGCTCGGCCGCTACAACCTCTGCCCCGGCATGGTGTTCTTCGCGACCCCGCCCGTCGACGGGGCGTTCTGCGAGTACGTGACGCTGCACGAGGAGTTCGCGCACGCCGTTCCGGACTCGATGTCGGACGAGGCGGCGGCGCTGATCGAGCCGCTCTCAGTCGGCGTGTGGAGCAGCCGCAAGGCGCGGATCGCGCCGGGATCGCGCGTCCTCATCACCGGCGCCGGGCCGATCGGGCTCGTCGCGCTGCAGGCCGCGAAGGCGTTCGGAGCAACCGAGGTCGTGGTCACCGACGTACGTCAACACCGCCTTGCGGTCGCGTCCGAGCTCGGTGCCACGGCGACCGTGGACGTGACCGCGGAACCCCTTGCCGGCGTGGACTTCGAGCCTGATGTACTGATCGAATGCTCGGGCTTCGCGCCGGCGATCGGCGAGGCGATCCGCAAGGTCGGCCGCGCCGGGCGCGTGGTGCTCGTCGGAATGGGAGGTGACGAGATTCCCCTGCCGTTGGGCCATGTCCAGACCCGCGAGCTCGAGGTGACCGGCACGTTCCGGTACGCCAACACCTGGCCGACCGCGATCGCACTTGCCGCGTCCGGCGAGGTCGACCTCGACCGCCTCGTCACGCACCGGTTCGGGCTGGCACAGGTCGAGGACGCCCTCACCATCGCCCAGCGAGACGAGACCGCGATCAAGCCCGTGGTGCTGCCCGGCTCATGA
- a CDS encoding zinc-dependent alcohol dehydrogenase family protein, with protein MKAAVISAPGEVSVETVPDPTPGPRDVVIKVAGCGICGTDLHILEGEFAPTLPVIPGHEFAGEIVEIGSAVTEVRVGQQVAADPSLHCGECYYCRRARGNLCENWAAIGVTTAGAAAEFAVAPVKNLYVLPDSVSPADAALIEPLSCAVRGYDVLPRILADHYLIYGAGTMGLMMMELAKRTGAGSVKVVDLNAKRLETAELLGCDATATSADALAPEHPRGWDVVIDCTGAAPAIQDGLSRVGRGGTFLQFGVANYDARATIEPYKIYNQEITITGSMAVLHSFERAGDLFTAGVLRPEVMISDRFALDDYAKALEQFKAGIGRKIQIVP; from the coding sequence GTGAAGGCCGCCGTGATCAGCGCCCCCGGTGAGGTCAGTGTCGAGACCGTTCCGGACCCCACGCCGGGACCGCGCGACGTCGTGATCAAGGTCGCGGGCTGCGGGATCTGTGGCACCGACCTGCACATCCTGGAGGGCGAGTTCGCGCCCACGTTGCCGGTGATCCCCGGGCACGAGTTCGCGGGTGAGATCGTCGAGATCGGCTCGGCGGTGACGGAGGTACGCGTCGGCCAGCAGGTCGCGGCGGACCCGTCGTTGCACTGCGGCGAGTGCTACTACTGCCGGCGCGCGCGGGGCAACCTGTGCGAGAACTGGGCGGCGATCGGCGTGACGACCGCAGGGGCGGCGGCGGAGTTCGCGGTGGCGCCGGTGAAGAACCTCTACGTACTCCCCGACTCGGTCTCCCCCGCGGATGCCGCCCTGATCGAGCCGCTGTCGTGCGCGGTGCGCGGGTACGACGTCCTGCCGCGGATCCTCGCCGACCATTACCTCATCTACGGCGCGGGCACGATGGGGCTGATGATGATGGAGCTCGCCAAGCGGACGGGCGCGGGCTCGGTGAAGGTCGTCGACCTGAACGCCAAGCGGCTCGAGACGGCCGAGCTGCTCGGCTGCGACGCGACGGCGACGTCGGCGGACGCGCTGGCTCCGGAGCACCCGCGGGGTTGGGACGTCGTGATCGACTGCACCGGCGCGGCGCCCGCGATCCAGGACGGCCTGTCTCGGGTGGGGCGCGGCGGCACGTTCCTCCAGTTCGGCGTGGCGAACTACGACGCGCGGGCGACGATCGAGCCGTACAAGATCTACAACCAGGAGATCACGATCACCGGCTCGATGGCGGTGTTGCACAGCTTCGAACGCGCCGGCGACCTGTTCACCGCCGGGGTCCTCCGGCCCGAGGTGATGATCTCGGACCGCTTCGCGCTGGACGACTACGCGAAGGCATTGGAGCAGTTCAAGGCGGGCATCGGCCGCAAGATCCAGATCGTCCCGTAG